CAAGGGCTTTTGGCCTGTCTGAAAGGGAAAGGGAGCATCTTGTTGAGCTGGATTCAGGAAATGGGTTTTTGATAGCGCAGAATGTGCATGTTCCAATAAAGTTCATAGCATCGGAAGAGGAAGAGCAGATATTCACAACCAGGCCGTCGGACCAAGTATGAGGCCTCTCGGGGCAAGGTTTGTCAGAAATGACGGGTCGTTAGCGTGACCAGAGGTTCTAAATCTAGTGAGGGTGGGGGGCAAATCATGTCGAAACTGTCGGTACGAGCCACCAAGGCTATGCAGCCGGCCTAGTCTTTTTATCGATGTTAAATATTCACGCAATATGTCCTTTTGGTGAAATATGATTGTTTGTTGACGGTGCAATAACAGGTCTACTCTCGGCTCCGGCACTTGCCGTGTGGACGATGATTTCCCTCGCAGCTTCGTTGTTCCTGAGTCACAGGCTCACCTTTGTCAGGGGAGGCTCTGAGCAGGAACAGGCAAAGGGACAGAGGATCATAGTTGGAGGAATACTTGGAGGTGTCGTGATGTACCTTGCACCCTACCTTGCCGCATGGCTGACAGGCATTGACTACAGAAATCCTCCTGCCAATCTACCGCCCCAGCTGGTATCGATGGTAGGAAACCTTCTGACTATGATCCAGTACATAGGAGTCGCGGTGATAATTGGTGGGATAACGTGGGGCGCCATAGAACTCACTAGGAATAGACACACCTCAACAGGCGAACGACGAAAGTAGACCAGGTCCTCCCAGATTGGACATATCATCAGCTCCTCTCAGAGTGTTCCGAACATTCATGGCCATCTCTCTGGGCGCGCCCATCGTATTCTTTATTTATGATAGTTCCACTTCAGGTGTCCTTTTCTCATTCACAAGCTTCCTTTTTCTGTCGATATGGGCATCCGGGTTTTCACTCGATGTGTGGACCACCTACAAGTTCTACGCTGCAGACAGGGGGAACTTTTCAGTCAACGAGACCAACGCAGTATTTTCAAGGCTTGTAGAGCAATTTGGCTTTAGGAAGGGCTTGGCGGTGCAGCTGGTTCTTGTAGAAATTCCTGCAGCCATGGTGCTTGCTGTGCTACTGTATCCTGTATATCACACGTTTACTGAATATGGCTCAACTGGTATTGTGGCTGTTTTGAATCTGTCAGTTTCGTCGTTATCTTACCTGCCGGCTGCCCTGTGCCTGTTTGGAGTGGTACACATGATCGATGCCTTTGTGAACCTGAATGTGGAACGTAAAGAAAATCAAAGCAGGGTAAAACGATAGACGGCACATCTGCTGACAGAATTTTCGTTTTTAAATGCAGGGGTGATGAATGGATGGTTTTATGGTTATGATCGAGATCAGGCCATTCCAAATAAGCAGCTCCCAAAAGTATCCAAGTGATGGCTATATGGAACTATTGCAGAATTTGCATTCTAGTGGGAGAATCGGCAGGGTACTGTTGCAATGCGACAAATCTCAAAACTACCCAGACAAGATATCCATCAGGTACTTCATAGACGTCGATGACGGCGGCAAAAGACAGGTTATAAGCAGCCTGTCAAAAATGCCAGTACAGGTTCTCTCCGGCTCCCCTCGACCAAGACGGTATGGCTATTTTGCAGAATTGAAGCTGAAAAGACCTTATCCTCTTCCCATGGTAGACCATTCTTCTAAAGCAGAAAATAATTCAAACAACCCACTTTCCTCTGCAGCAGGAAACATAGCTGAATCACTGTATGGCGTGCCGTCAATGCTGGAGATAGTTTTCAGAGCAGACAGTCGCGCAGCTGTAAGAATATGGAACTACCTTGAAAAGTTCGAAAAGAAGTTGCCGTCTTCAGACATACTCTCGCAGCTGGCCAGTATGGGTGCAGGGTTTGCCAGCGAAGCAGCACGTTTTGGCTCGACCAAGAAAGGCGAATCCATGGGTCTGGCCAAACAAGACAAGGAGCTATCACTTTTTGAAAAGAACTTGCTTGAAGCCATGAAAATGAAGGCCAGATCGCACGCGTTATTCCTCTCAAAGATAACAGTATTCAGCATGAGCAGTGCCCACCTTGAAAACATAGTGAAGCAGTTTCCAAAGTGGCACAACGGATTTTCTGCAAAAGTAAAGAAGGTTGAACAGGCAGAAGGGCTTCTTCCGGGAGCTGCGCCGCCAGCGCTGTCACGATCCAAGGCATCCCTTCTGCTTTCATTCCGCGAATACGGGCTTGCAATCCTCAGCATGGAAGAGATGCTGTCTATAATGGCAGTTCACCCATCACAACAGTCAGCGCATTTTGAGCAGGGCGTGTCAAGGCCTGGACCTGATTCCTCCATGCCGTCCAAGTGATGCCGAATGGGATTATTCGAACGCATCAGAAAGAAGCCGGACGTAGAGAAGGAAGGCAAAATTCATGAAGAGTTTGACATTTCAAAATATCTTGAACCTAACACAGAACCGATATACCTGCTGGGCGTTGACAGTAACACCGGCGAGAGGAAGGGCCTGTACAAGAGCGACAGGGGACACACGCTCATAATAGGAAGGACGCAGTACGGCAAGACCACTCTCATAGAAACGCTGATACTTGAGCATGTACAGGAAAACGAGACATTTGTCTACATTGACCCGTCCGGCGATTCTGTCAACAAAATATTGGCGTTGATACCTGACGAGAAGAGAAAGAACACGATACTTATCGACCCTATGACAATACACACGCACGGCAGGGTGGTCAAGATTGATTTTCTGGAATATTCAAATAGCCTGTCACGTCTGAAAGTTGCGCAGGGCTTCATTGACGCTGTGAAAAAGCTCTCAGGCGGGATGTGGGGGCCTCTGCTTGAAAGGATAATGAGAAACACCATCCTGCTTCTCATAGACCAGGAGAAAGGTTCCACCGACATAACTGACTGCTATTACGTGATAAACGATGTCGAGTACAGAGAGCGACTAATGAGAAACTGCTCAAACAAAGACGTCGTCAACTTTTTTGTCAACGACTTTGGCAGGATAAGGCCAGAGTCGCTTGAGCCAATCCTGACAAGGCTCAACACCATCCTTGTCGACCCTCTGGTAAAAGAGATGTTCCGGACCAAGAGGAAAGATGGCGCGGTAGTCAAGACTCTGGACCTGAGAGACGCCATAGACGGCGGCAAATTCGTCCTGGTCAACCTTTCAAAGGCAAGGCTTGGCGACATGTCTGCGTTTATCGGCAGCCTGCTCTTGGACAAGATATTCCAGACTGCGATAAGCAGGGCAGACGAGCGAGTGAAGGAGAAAAGGAAGGCATGTTACCTGTATGTAGATGAAGCCCACACTTTTGTAACAGACGCAGTGATAGACATATTGCGCGAGGTAGCAAAGTACCGCCTCTATTTCACTCTGGTTACCCAGTATCCGTCCGGGTTTACCGAAGAGATAAAGAAAGCAGTATTTGGGAACTGCTCTACAATCATAACGTTCTCTGTAGGTCCTGACACTGCAAAGGAGATAGCACCTTTCTTTGTTCCTTATGACACACAGACGATAATGCTCCTTCCGAGGTACGAGTTCATGGTAAGCACCAAGATGAAGGGGATACCGCTAAAACCATTTTCACTTTCGACGCATCACACGCAGATCAAGGATTTGGAATTGATCAAAAGGAGCGAAGAATGCATGGCAGAAAGCCTGCGTATATACGGACAGGAGGTAAGTTCGGACCCTCTGCAAGACAAGGCTGAGAGCAATGAGGTTATTGTTATCGCTCCGAAGAACGCTGCCTTTCCAAGGCCGCCATTCTTCACAACGCCAATAAAGTGGTTTATCCAGACAAGGCTCTTTTTTGAGAGTAATGGAATGACTATGAAAGCCCTCTTTGAACAGGCAGTATCATCGCCCCATCACCACAAACCCTACGATTCAGGATTTCAGAAAGTAAAGGCAGTCTTGCACGAGATGGTAAGAGAAGGGCTGGTGCAGACTATTCAGGTAACTGCAGACGATCAATCAGATAAAAGGAGGTTCGCATTTATGCTGACGGAGTCAGGGCTGAAGCCTTTCTACGAAATACCAAAGGGTGCAAGAGTTGGTGGAAACATACATCTCAACTGGATGGACCTCTTCCTCCACGCTTTCTGGAGGATGGGATGGTACTGCATTGCAGACAACGGGCGTCTCAGCGAAGGGCATTCGGACATCTATGCATTCTCGCCAAAACTGTCAGAGAACGGTTCAAAGCACGACCCGGACGAATGGGAAATCCCGCCGGCCTGGGCTGTGGAGTTTGAGGTCTACCCAGAACGACATCCAAACAGGACAATCGAGAACTATCTCCGAAATGCGTCCAGCAGGATAAAGACTGTCTTCATAACAGACAGCGAAGAGAGGAAAAAGAGGATACTGCAGGCATTGAAAGAGCACAGCATTTCTGCCTATGTGCCGGTTTTGCTTGTAAACAGGGCTGCAACTCATTCAGATGTAGAAAAAGTGGTCCATGCATTAACCGCAATCCAAGAACCTGTATTACTGGAACAAGCAATAGCCGAGGCAGAATTGCCCGATGTGAAAGAGCATGGAAATGAGAGCGTAAGGGAGGTAGAAATTATAGAAAAACAAAATCTGACAGATGGAGGCCAGCAAAGAACAACATCGAGTGCGGCACACGTGGCTCCTCCAGTAAACATCAAAACAGAATCTGAAGGAAGGGATATTGAAGAGCAAGATTCAGGGGATGCAGGCAATGCAAGTATCCCTGGCGAAAATGAAGAAAAGACGCCTGATGAGGGCGGAGAGGAAGAAGACACCGCCACGACAGTTATGGAGATGCTGTATCAGGAACTTGCAGACGACGAATCCCTGGTCAGGATTCTTCGCGCAGTAAAGGAAAGTCCGGGTCTGAAATCGTCAGACATTGTAGCCAGACTGGGAATACCCCGGATGTCGTTTATGCGCAAGTCAGCAAAGCTGAAAGAACTGGGGTTGATATTTACAAAGGAAAGGATGCCAGGTTATGCGATAACTGACAGAGGGATGACGATTCTTGACAAGATCGACGAAAGGGATGATGGCAAGTAAAGTACCGGAACAACTTTTGTCGTGCGGCGATGCCAATTTCCGCCTTTTATACCTCTAGTGTTCTGAACTAGTAGTTATCAAAAACAACAAGAAATAATCTCCCCCAACCGGCCGAACGAACGACCAGTACGTTTCAAAAAATGCATGCTGCGTGTGCGCATGCACCACCGGAGTGGCAAGGACCGCCACAAATTTTTCCTAGAGTAAATTTTCAGCAAGCATCTGCAGATGTGCGTTTTTGCATGAAAAGTGGTACCAGTGGTACCAAAAACAGGAAAAGTAGTAGGCGAAATTGGTACCAGAGCACGGTGTTTCTGTAAAAAGTGGTACCAGTGGTACCAAAACTCGACCAAAGTGGTACCAGCGCACGCAAAACTGGTACCACTGGTACCAAAACCAACGGCAGAATCAGAAAAGGACGGCGCCTATAGCAACGGCAAGTACTGAAAAACAGTTCGGCAAGAGACGACCCTTTCAGTGACCGAGTCAACAGGTTCAAACCATCAATACCCAGAAAAGGCCGACTCGGCGGGATGGTGTGGAACCAATGCAAGCTGGACAAAACTGACTCTAGCGTTTCGAGAGAGACGACCGCATCTACGCTACCATAACAGTCTGGAATTCAGTGCCAGATTTCTTTTGCTGTTGCGTTGCAATTCGAAGAGATGTAGTGTGGACTATCCTGGAGCGTGGGAGTTGGCGGGCTAGCTTGCAAACACGGCCCTGACACAACAAGGAGGTGATAAGATGGCTGTGAAAAATATGAACTACAACGAGGACGGTGACAGCAGGAGGAACGGAACAGGTGGTGACGACGAAATCCTGTGCAAAATGTGGATTGATGCAACGACAGAAACGAACTTTGCTGTAAACATGGCAGTAAGGAAGTACAGGAACTCCAAAGAACAGATAGACTATCTGGTAACGCTGGACAGTATCTTACTCAGGTACCAAGAGATAGTCACACAGACAGTAGCCGAACATGGCAGGCAGGCACAGGCAATTGCAGAAGAGATAAGCGGTCTGGCAGTGGCTGGAGGTGACTTCATGCTATGACCGGCAGCAACATCGACCGTAGGGAAGAAAAGTCTGGAATCAATCAAAGAAATCGAAGACAAACAACAACAAGAACCGGAACCGGAATGACCATGGAGCAGCTTATCCGAGAAACAAGGAAGGAGGTTTACAGAGCGCAGAAAAAAGAAGCAATCCCGAATAAAAACAAGGAGAAAAGTACCGTACGAAACTCAATGCAGCAGCAACAGGTCATTCCACACGAAATGCAGAGGTATCTGACCAGTGCAGTTGTGCAGGCAGATGAAAGTACGTTGACTGCACACCTGCAGGAATTCTGCAGCAAGATTCCATCCGGCAGCTACAGGGTAAAGGTCCTTGTCAGAAAAAACAACAAGGTAACTGTAAGGATGACGTACAGAGGAGAACAACAGCCGTTACAACAACCAGACATCAGTACCCCGGCAAGCCCCTAGGATTTTTGTAACAATCTAGGGTGCAAGCCGTCAGCCAGCCTTTAAAACATGCGTCAAAATCCTGGCTAGAACCATCAAGTTGATGGTGGGTTGGAGGTACATTGATGCAGGTATTTCTGTTCTGCAAAGAGCAGCGTGCCGGGCATCAAGACAAAACACTGGGAGGTGTTTAAAATGCACAACACACACGAGGAATCAAGGAACGTTCTGTTGACGGTAGTAGAAGAAGCAAAAAGAGAAGTCGATAAGGAAAGGCTGCCAGTCGAGAAAAGTTCAGCAGAAGTGCCCCGAACCGCCGTTACTTTGCTGTCAAAGCTGAACGATTCTGAAAAGCATCGGGCTGCAAAGATGGCCGCCATCGCTGTAGAAGTGG
The sequence above is drawn from the Nitrososphaera viennensis EN76 genome and encodes:
- a CDS encoding type IV secretion system DNA-binding domain-containing protein, translated to MGLFERIRKKPDVEKEGKIHEEFDISKYLEPNTEPIYLLGVDSNTGERKGLYKSDRGHTLIIGRTQYGKTTLIETLILEHVQENETFVYIDPSGDSVNKILALIPDEKRKNTILIDPMTIHTHGRVVKIDFLEYSNSLSRLKVAQGFIDAVKKLSGGMWGPLLERIMRNTILLLIDQEKGSTDITDCYYVINDVEYRERLMRNCSNKDVVNFFVNDFGRIRPESLEPILTRLNTILVDPLVKEMFRTKRKDGAVVKTLDLRDAIDGGKFVLVNLSKARLGDMSAFIGSLLLDKIFQTAISRADERVKEKRKACYLYVDEAHTFVTDAVIDILREVAKYRLYFTLVTQYPSGFTEEIKKAVFGNCSTIITFSVGPDTAKEIAPFFVPYDTQTIMLLPRYEFMVSTKMKGIPLKPFSLSTHHTQIKDLELIKRSEECMAESLRIYGQEVSSDPLQDKAESNEVIVIAPKNAAFPRPPFFTTPIKWFIQTRLFFESNGMTMKALFEQAVSSPHHHKPYDSGFQKVKAVLHEMVREGLVQTIQVTADDQSDKRRFAFMLTESGLKPFYEIPKGARVGGNIHLNWMDLFLHAFWRMGWYCIADNGRLSEGHSDIYAFSPKLSENGSKHDPDEWEIPPAWAVEFEVYPERHPNRTIENYLRNASSRIKTVFITDSEERKKRILQALKEHSISAYVPVLLVNRAATHSDVEKVVHALTAIQEPVLLEQAIAEAELPDVKEHGNESVREVEIIEKQNLTDGGQQRTTSSAAHVAPPVNIKTESEGRDIEEQDSGDAGNASIPGENEEKTPDEGGEEEDTATTVMEMLYQELADDESLVRILRAVKESPGLKSSDIVARLGIPRMSFMRKSAKLKELGLIFTKERMPGYAITDRGMTILDKIDERDDGK